In Treponema sp. OMZ 798, the following proteins share a genomic window:
- a CDS encoding Crp/Fnr family transcriptional regulator, which produces MSDLFSSFSRFAKKFPKGSVIFAEFEPGSSFYLIQSGRVQLIKIINGFEKNLDILQPGEIFGEMAILDNSPRSASAIAYDDVMALEFNKENFEILMKGNPAIAMRLLKTFVRRIYAQRRRFMILTIEDRPARIADVFLMLDETQPSLDRTTEMRSFDTTIEEVSRWAGLSKEETEDSMRKFIDQGRISVYDDRIIVQNMTDLTRYVNTRRSKEQNLYVL; this is translated from the coding sequence ATGTCGGATCTTTTTTCTTCATTTTCAAGATTTGCAAAAAAATTTCCTAAAGGTTCTGTTATATTTGCAGAATTTGAACCCGGGTCCTCATTCTATTTAATACAGTCAGGCCGTGTTCAGCTTATAAAGATTATAAACGGCTTTGAAAAAAACCTTGATATTCTGCAGCCGGGAGAAATTTTCGGAGAGATGGCCATATTGGATAACTCTCCCCGTTCAGCCTCAGCCATAGCTTATGACGATGTGATGGCCCTCGAATTCAATAAAGAAAACTTTGAAATACTAATGAAGGGAAATCCGGCCATTGCTATGCGTCTTTTAAAGACCTTTGTAAGGCGAATCTATGCCCAACGGCGCCGATTTATGATTTTAACTATCGAAGACAGACCTGCAAGAATTGCAGACGTCTTTTTAATGCTGGATGAAACCCAGCCCAGCCTTGACCGCACTACGGAAATGCGCTCCTTTGATACGACCATTGAAGAGGTTTCCCGTTGGGCTGGCCTTTCAAAAGAAGAAACAGAGGACAGTATGCGTAAGTTCATAGATCAAGGCCGTATATCCGTTTATGATGATAGAATTATCGTACAAAACATGACCGACCTAACCCGTTATGTTAATACACGCCGGTCAAAAGAACAAAATCTATAT
- a CDS encoding cyclic nucleotide-binding domain-containing protein codes for MPKAINYKANSVVYFSGDFDERVFLLNTGSIALTSIDIETGEQVTDYIKTGEFFGVKSALGNYPREESAMVLTDSIVYSFTSKEFEAFAQTNTRIILQMIKVFSRQLRTIHRQLASLLDSEEETNPEEGLFNVMNAFYSSQHYKAAGQVGARYKAIYPNGKYISQVDQIVRSTSEVAGRSFGNAEGHNNDAVLTHHEKPAAVTDGTVHLAYNKAEDLFEKGEFEAAYDQYHAVIEAGAGDEITDNAYIGAGKSLHSQKEYVRCLQLLTGFISQHPKSLKIGDALMYLGMCYMDMERPDKAIAFFDKAAILSGADIIGKIRELQKECSSRLQGA; via the coding sequence ATGCCTAAGGCTATTAATTACAAGGCAAATTCAGTAGTTTATTTCTCGGGAGACTTTGATGAACGCGTTTTCCTCTTAAACACGGGCAGCATAGCTCTCACATCTATAGACATTGAAACGGGAGAGCAGGTTACCGATTATATAAAGACCGGAGAATTTTTTGGAGTAAAATCCGCATTGGGCAATTATCCAAGAGAAGAAAGCGCAATGGTTCTAACCGACTCCATAGTTTATTCTTTTACAAGCAAGGAATTTGAAGCCTTTGCACAGACAAATACCCGTATTATTTTACAGATGATCAAGGTTTTTTCCCGTCAATTAAGGACTATCCATAGACAGCTGGCCTCGCTTTTGGATAGTGAAGAAGAAACAAATCCTGAAGAGGGCCTTTTCAATGTTATGAATGCCTTTTATTCCTCCCAACACTATAAGGCTGCAGGACAGGTAGGGGCAAGGTATAAGGCTATCTATCCTAACGGAAAGTATATTTCACAAGTAGACCAGATTGTCAGAAGTACGTCGGAAGTTGCAGGCCGTTCTTTTGGAAATGCAGAAGGGCACAATAATGATGCCGTTCTTACTCATCACGAAAAACCGGCTGCAGTTACTGACGGCACTGTTCATCTTGCGTATAATAAGGCTGAAGATCTTTTTGAAAAGGGAGAATTTGAAGCTGCCTATGATCAATATCATGCCGTAATCGAAGCCGGGGCCGGTGATGAGATTACCGATAATGCTTACATCGGAGCCGGAAAGAGTTTGCACTCTCAAAAGGAATATGTACGCTGCTTACAGCTCTTAACGGGCTTTATTTCCCAGCATCCCAAGTCTTTAAAGATAGGAGATGCCCTTATGTATCTGGGTATGTGTTATATGGATATGGAAAGACCCGATAAGGCAATTGCTTTTTTTGATAAGGCTGCCATCTTGTCAGGTGCCGATATAATAGGTAAAATTAGGGAACTGCAAAAAGAGTGCAGCAGCCGGCTGCAAGGAGCGTAA
- a CDS encoding PHP domain-containing protein, giving the protein MVDLHTHSTASDGTLSPTELAAAVKKAGISAFALTDHDILSGLDEAAAEAAKQGIIFIRGVEISVKWSPGELHLLGLDLRKNSHELNMLLQDLQDERINRNQRMAEKLKKAGFDISYEKVRDFAGGDKGLGRPHFAAYMAAHKMVKKNQEAFDKYFAKGRPFFEEKENAGLAEAISAVKSAGGIPVLAHPMSLYLSWSSLPDVIADFKKQGLVGLEAWNSSTKYNDCKRLEKLASSLDMPVTAGSDFHGSIRKDRKLGETSKNNIKIENRFYENLRALHPDLPPLPMAK; this is encoded by the coding sequence ATGGTGGATTTACACACGCACTCAACAGCATCGGATGGAACCCTTAGCCCAACGGAACTTGCAGCTGCCGTTAAAAAAGCCGGAATTTCGGCCTTTGCCTTAACAGACCACGATATTTTAAGCGGACTTGATGAGGCTGCTGCAGAAGCCGCAAAACAGGGCATAATTTTTATACGCGGTGTAGAAATAAGCGTTAAGTGGAGCCCCGGAGAGCTTCATTTGTTGGGGCTTGATTTACGCAAAAATTCTCATGAGCTTAATATGCTCTTACAGGATCTGCAGGATGAAAGGATCAATAGGAATCAGAGAATGGCCGAAAAGTTAAAAAAGGCCGGCTTTGATATTTCATACGAAAAGGTCAGAGATTTTGCAGGCGGCGATAAGGGCTTAGGACGGCCCCATTTTGCAGCCTATATGGCAGCCCATAAGATGGTTAAAAAAAATCAGGAAGCCTTTGATAAGTATTTTGCCAAAGGGAGGCCCTTTTTTGAAGAAAAAGAAAATGCCGGCCTTGCTGAGGCAATTTCGGCCGTAAAATCGGCAGGGGGAATCCCTGTTTTAGCCCATCCAATGTCTCTGTATTTATCTTGGTCTTCTCTTCCCGATGTTATAGCTGATTTTAAAAAACAGGGCCTTGTAGGGCTTGAAGCGTGGAATTCTTCGACAAAGTACAATGACTGTAAAAGGCTCGAAAAACTGGCCTCCTCCCTTGATATGCCCGTAACTGCGGGAAGCGATTTTCACGGTTCCATCCGCAAGGACAGAAAACTCGGAGAAACCTCAAAAAACAATATCAAGATTGAAAACCGCTTTTATGAAAATTTAAGGGCACTTCATCCTGACCTTCCACCTCTGCCTATGGCAAAATAG